From a region of the Lactuca sativa cultivar Salinas chromosome 4, Lsat_Salinas_v11, whole genome shotgun sequence genome:
- the LOC111877733 gene encoding geranylgeranyl diphosphate reductase, chloroplastic, producing MASITIKCFVGLHQSSPEKYHRHYSFTAPSKCVVRSQRHHRRLNVVQAAKSSPKITGRNLRVAVVGGGPAGGAAAETLAKGGIETFLIERKMDNAKPCGGAIPLCMVGEFDLPLDIIDRRVTKMKVISPSNVSVDIHKTLKPHEYVGMVRREVLDGYLRERAIASGATIINGLFTKMDIPQEKNAPYILHYNAFNGESVSAGKKMSIEVDAVIGADGVNSRVAKSIDAGDYEYLIAFQERIKLPEDKMKYYENLAEMYTGDDVSPDFYGWVFPKSDHVAVGTGTIGHKPDIKKFQDATRRRAHDKIVGGKIMRVEAHPIPQHPRPRRVLERVALVGDAAGYVTKGSGEGIYFAAKSGRMCAEAIVEGSEYGRRMVNEGDMRSYLKKWDKTYWPTFKVMDVLERLFYRSNPAREALVELFGNEYVQRMTFDSYMYKKVAPGNPLEDIKLAVNTIGSLVRANALSKKMAN from the coding sequence ATGGCCTCCATTACAATCAAGTGTTTCGTCGGCCTCCACCAATCTTCGCCTGAAAAATACCACCGTCATTACTCGTTTACCGCTCCATCTAAATGCGTCGTACGAAGCCAACGCCACCACCGTCGTCTTAATGTTGTGCAGGCTGCCAAATCTAGTCCCAAAATCACTGGACGGAACCTCCGCGTTGCAGTGGTTGGCGGTGGTCCTGCCGGTGGCGCAGCTGCCGAAACCCTAGCCAAAGGTGGTATAGAGACTTTCCTCATCGAGCGCAAAATGGACAATGCTAAGCCCTGTGGTGGGGCTATCCCACTTTGCATGGTCGGAGAATTTGACTTGCCATTGGATATAATCGACCGCCGTGTCACAAAAATGAAAGTCATCTCCCCGTCAAACGTCTCCGTCGACATCCATAAAACTCTCAAACCCCATGAGTATGTCGGCATGGTCCGTCGGGAAGTCCTCGACGGCTACCTCCGTGAACGCGCTATAGCCTCCGGTGCCACCATAATCAACGGACTTTTCACCAAAATGGACATACCCCAAGAGAAAAACGCGCCGTACATCCTCCATTACAACGCCTTCAACGGTGAATCCGTGTCCGCCGGAAAAAAGATGAGTATCGAAGTCGACGCAGTGATTGGCGCCGATGGTGTCAATTCCCGTGTCGCAAAATCCATCGACGCCGGAGACTATGAATACCTCATCGCTTTCCAAGAACGTATAAAGCTTCCAGAAGACAAAATGAAGTACTACGAGAACCTCGCAGAGATGTACACCGGCGATGATGTGTCACCAGACTTCTACGGTTGGGTGTTTCCGAAATCCGACCACGTGGCAGTCGGAACAGGAACTATAGGGCACAAACCTGATATTAAAAAGTTCCAAGACGCAACGCGCCGCCGTGCACATGACAAGATTGTTGGAGGAAAGATCATGCGGGTGGAAGCTCACCCCATCCCTCAACACCCACGACCGAGGAGAGTACTGGAGAGGGTAGCGTTGGTAGGAGATGCCGCCGGGTATGTTACAAAAGGCTCCGGCGAAGGGATATATTTTGCGGCAAAGAGTGGGCGGATGTGTGCGGAGGCGATAGTGGAAGGGTCGGAGTATGGGAGGAGGATGGTGAATGAAGGAGATATGAGGAGTTATTTGAAGAAATGGGATAAAACATATTGGCCGACGTTTAAGGTGATGGATGTGTTGGAGAGGTTGTTTTACAGGTCGAATCCGGCGAGGGAGGCTCTTGTGGAGTTGTTTGGAAATGAATATGTGCAGAGGATGACGTTTGATAGCTATATGTACAAGAAGGTGGCGCCGGGGAATCCATTGGAGGACATTAAGCTTGCAGTGAATACAATTGGGAGCCTCGTTAGAGCCAATGCGCTTAGCAAGAAGATGGCTAATTAA